From one Lycium ferocissimum isolate CSIRO_LF1 chromosome 5, AGI_CSIRO_Lferr_CH_V1, whole genome shotgun sequence genomic stretch:
- the LOC132056697 gene encoding structural maintenance of chromosomes protein 2-1, with protein sequence MHIKEICLEGFKSYATRTVVSGFDPFFNAITGLNGSGKSNILDSICFVLGITNLQQVRASNLQELVYKQGQAGITKATVSVVFDNSDRSRSPLGYEDCSEITVTRQIVVGGRNKYLINGHLAQPSRVQNLFHSVQLNVNNPHFLIMQGRITKVLNMKPPEILSMLEEAAGTRMYETKKEAALKTLEKKQSKVDEIDKLLDQEILPALEKLRKERMQYMQWANGNAELDRLKRFCVAYEYVQAEKIMADAVQGLEGMKSKITEIDSNVGKMHEEIQEMEKRASELQAEKDANMGGEIKLLTEKVDALSCDLVKETSVLKNQEDILKTEKKNCVKIGKNLEELKQSAEEKAAAVRKAEEGASDVKKRAEELSMSLEAHEKEYQGVLAGKSSGNEEKCLEEQLADAKVEVGNAETELKQLQTKINHCEKELKGKKTQLLSKREEAAAVENELSNGKKQVEKLQKALEALSYKEEQMDLLQNDRAIEVEAIQKLRDEIRVLSSRLANIDFTYSDPVKNFNRSKVKGVVAKLIKVKDSSAMTALEVAAGGKLFNIVVDTEDTGKQLLQKGGLRKRVTIIPLNKIQTHPVPPKHQNAAARLVGKGNAEVAISLVGYDEELKSAMEYVFGSTFVCKTIDAAREVAFSREVGIPSVTLEGDIFQPSGLLTGGSRRGGGDLLRQLHALAEAESKLSFHQKRLSEIDAKINQLIPLQRKFKDLKAQLELASYDLSLSQSRAEQNEHHKLGELVKKIEQELGEAKSGVEEKKLVYESCLAKVSCLEKSIHDHAGNRETRLKDLEKKVKTIKSQMQSALKDLKGHDNERERLIMEMEAVKQEHASLESQLVSLNKQIEDLASEVDSQKAKVASLKDNQGLVQSELNSARLKMKECDSQISSILKEQQRLQNKISETNLEKKRMENEVKRMEMDQKDCSLKVEKLIEKHAWIASEKQLFGRSGTDYDFGSRDPRNARETFEKLQADQSGLEKRVNKKVMSMFEKAEDEYNDLMSKKNIIENDKSKIKKVIEELDEKKKETLKVTWEKVNRDFGSIFSTLLPGTMAKLEPPEGGSFLDGLEVRVAFGAVWKQSLSELSGGQRSLLALSLILALLLFKPAPLYILDEVDAALDLSHTQNIGRMIKSHFPHSQFIVVSLKEGMFNNANVLFRTKFVDGVSTVQRTVAAKNK encoded by the exons TTCAATGCCATAACCGGTTTGAACGGGTCTGGTAAATCCAACATTTTGGACTCAATTTGCTTTGTTTTAGGGATTACCAATTTGCAACAGGTTAGGGCTTCTAATCTACAAGAGTTAGTGTATAAGCAAGGCCAAGCTGGAATTACTAAAGCTACGGTGTCCGTTGTGTTTGATAATTCGGATCGTAGTCGAAGTCCTTTGGGATATGAAGATTGTTCTGAGATTACTGTTACCCGTCAG ATTGTGGTTGGTGGAAGGAACAAATATTTGATCAACGGGCACCTTGCACAGCCAAGTCGGGTTCAGAATCTTTTTCACTCTGTGCAGCTAAATGTAAACAATCCGCATTTTCTTATTATGCAAGGGCGCATTACAAAAGTCTTGAACATGAAACCTCCTGAAATCTTGTCTATGCTTGAAGAAGCTGCTGGTACAAGAATGTACGAGACAAAGAAAGAAGCTGCATTGAAAACTCTTGAAAAGAAACAAAGTAAAGTTGATGAGATTGACAAGCTCTTAGATCAGGAAATTCTTCCTGCTTTGGAGAAGCTGAGGAAAGAGAGGATGCAGTATATGCAATGGGCGAATGGAAATGCAGAATTGGACAGACTTAAACGGTTTTGCGTTGCCTATGAGTATGTTCAAGCTGAAAAAATTATGGCTGATGCAGTACAAGGTTTAGAAGGTATGAAGTCTAAGATAACTGAAATTGATAGTAACGTGGGTAAGATGCACGAAGAGATACAGGAAATGGAAAAGAGAGCATCAGAATTGCAAGCTGAGAAAGACGCGAATATGGGTGGGGAGATAAAGCTTTTGACTGAGAAGGTTGACGCTCTATCATGTGATCTGGTGAAGGAAACATCTGTCTTAAAAAATCAAGAGGATATTTTAAAGACTGAGAAAAAGAATTGTGTGAAG ATTGGAAAAAATCTCGAAGAATTGAAGCAATCCGCAGAAGAAAAGGCTGCTGCTGTAAGAAAGGCTGAAGAAGGAGCATCAGACGTCAAGAAAAGAGCTGAGGAGCTTTCTATGAGTCTTGAAGCGCATGAAAAGGAGTACCAG GGTGTGTTGGCTGGTAAAAGTAGTGGGAATGAGGAGAAATGCCTCGAAGAACAACTAGCCGACGCCAAAGTAGAAGTTGGAAATGCTGAAACGGAACTGAAACAGTTGCAAACAAAAATAAACCATTGTGAAAAAGAGCTAAAAGGGAAGAAAACTCAGCTATTATCAAAGCGTGAAGAAGCTGCTGCAGTGGAAAATGAGCTTAGCAATGGGAAGAAACAAGTGGAAAAACTTCAGAAAGCTTTGGAAGCTCTTTCATACAAAGAGGAGCAGATGGATTTATTACAAAAT GATCGTGCCATTGAAGTAGAGGCTATACAAAAGTTAAGAGATGAAATACGTGTTCTTTCCTCTCGTCTGGCCAATATTGACTTCACATATAGTGACCCAGTGAAGAATTTTAATAGATCAAAGGTGAAAGGTGTAGTTGCGAAACTCATTAAAGTGAAGGATAGTTCTGCAATGACTGCGCTAGAG GTAGCTGCTGGAGGGAAGTTGTTTAATATTGTGGTAGACACAGAAGATACAGGAAAACAACTTCTACAAAAGGGCGGTCTTAGGAAGAGAGTGACTATTATACCCTTAAACAAAATTCAAACTCATCCTGTTCCACCAAAACATCAAAACGCTGCTGCTAGACTG GTCGGAAAGGGCAATGCTGAAGTGGCAATTTCTCTAGTTGGATATGATGAAGAACTCAAA AGTGCAATGGAGTACGTATTTGGTTCAACGTTTGTTTGCAAAACTATTGATGCGGCACGAGAG GTTGCTTTTAGTCGGGAAGTTGGAATACCCAGCGTGACACTTGAAGGTGATATTTTTCAGCCTAGTGGACTTTTAACTGGTGGTAGTCGAAG GGGCGGTGGTGATTTATTGAGACAACTTCATGCTTTGGCAGAGGCAGAAtcaaaactttcatttcatCAAAAGCGTCTTTCCGAAATCGATGCCAAG ATTAATCAGCTCATTCCCcttcaaagaaaattcaaagaCCTGAAGGCTCAGTTGGAACTTGCATCATATGATCTGTCATTGTCCCAGAGCAGGGCTGAACAAAATGAGCATCACAAG CTTGGTGAACTTGTAAAAAAGATAGAGCAGGAGCTTGGAGAAGCAAAATCTGGCGTCGAAGAGAAAAAACTTGTCTACGAAAGCTGTCTGGCCAAAGTATCATGTCTTGAAAAGTCAATTCATGATCATGCTGGTAATAGGGAGACCAGACTGAAAGATCTAGAAAAAAAGGTTAAGACTATAAAAAGTCAGATGCAGTCTGCACTGAAGGACCTAAAG GGGCATGACAATGAAAGGGAGAGACTTATAATGGAGATGGAAGCTGTCAAACAGGAACATGCATCCCTTGAGAGTCAGTTAGTTTCTCTGAACAAACAGATTGAGGATCTTGCATCTGAAGTGGATTCCCAAAAGGCAAAG GTTGCTTCTTTGAAAGATAATCAAGGCCTGGTCCAATCAGAACTTAACTCAGCTCGTCTGAAGATGAAGGAATGTGATTCTCAAATCTCAAGTATTCTCAAGGAGCAGCAGCGACTTCAGAATAAAATTAGCGAGACCAATCTTGAGAAGAAGAGAATGGAAAATGAG GTGAAGCGCATGGAGATGGACCAAAAAGATTGCTCCTTGAAAGTTGAGAAATTAATAGAAAAACATGCCTGGATTGCGTCTGAGAAGCAACTGTTTGGAAGAAGTGGTACTGATTATGATTTTGGATCTCGTGATCCTCGTAATGCAAGGGAAACTTTTGAAAAGCTTCAAGCTGATCAGTCAGG GCTTGAGAAAAGGGTCAATAAGAAGGTTATGTCGATGTTTGAAAAAGCTGAAGACGAGTACAATGACTTGATGTCAAAGAAGAACATTATTGAG AATGacaaatcaaaaattaaaaaggtgATTGAAGAGCTTgatgagaagaagaaggaaacaCTTAAAGTTACTTGGGAAAAAGTTAACAG AGATTTTGGATCCATATTTTCTACTTTGTTACCTGGTACCATGGCAAAGTTAGAACCTCCTGAAGGAGGTAGCTTCTTAGATGGCTTGGAGGTTCGTGTTGCATTTGGAGCAGTTTGGAAACAATCATTATCTGAGCTTAGTGGTGGGCAGAGATCTCTACTTGCACTCTCTCTCATTCTGGCTTTGCTTCTTTTCAAGCCAGCCCCACTTTATATCCTGGACGAG GTTGATGCAGCTCTTGACTTAAGTCACACACAGAACATCGGAAGAATGATCAAGAGTCATTTTCCACATTCTCAG TTTATTGTTGTATCTTTGAAAGAGGGTATGTTTAACAATGCCAATGTTCTCTTCCGAACAAAATTTGTGGATGGCGTCTCAACAGTGCAGAGAACAGTTGCAGCTAAAAACAAGTGA